A section of the Streptomyces sp. SLBN-118 genome encodes:
- a CDS encoding ABC transporter ATP-binding protein has protein sequence MTALLEVEDLRVAYGKIEAVKGISFSVEAGEVVTLIGTNGAGKTTTLRTLSGLLKPVGGQIKFNGKSLKKVPAHQIVSLGLAHSPEGRHIFPRMSIEDNLRLGAFLRNDKAGIEKDMQRAYDLFPILGERRKQAAGTLSGGEQQMLAMGRALMSQPKLLMLDEPSMGLSPIMMQKIMATIVELKAQGTTILLVEQNAQAALSLADQAHVMEIGSIKLSGPGRELLHDESVRKTYLGED, from the coding sequence ATGACCGCACTTCTCGAAGTCGAGGACCTGCGCGTCGCCTACGGCAAGATCGAGGCCGTCAAGGGCATCTCGTTCAGCGTCGAAGCCGGCGAGGTCGTCACCCTCATCGGCACCAACGGCGCCGGAAAAACCACCACGCTGCGCACCCTCTCGGGCCTTCTGAAGCCCGTCGGCGGCCAGATCAAGTTCAACGGCAAGTCCCTCAAGAAGGTGCCTGCCCACCAGATCGTCTCGCTCGGGCTCGCCCACTCCCCCGAAGGGCGGCACATCTTCCCGCGCATGTCGATCGAGGACAACCTGCGCCTCGGCGCGTTCCTCCGCAACGACAAGGCGGGCATCGAGAAGGACATGCAGCGCGCCTACGACCTGTTCCCGATCCTGGGAGAGCGCAGGAAGCAGGCCGCAGGCACCCTCTCCGGCGGCGAGCAGCAGATGCTCGCCATGGGGCGGGCGCTGATGTCGCAGCCGAAGCTGCTCATGCTGGACGAGCCCTCCATGGGCCTGTCCCCGATCATGATGCAGAAGATCATGGCGACGATCGTCGAGCTCAAGGCCCAGGGCACCACCATTCTGCTCGTCGAGCAGAACGCCCAGGCCGCGCTCTCCCTGGCGGACCAGGCCCACGTCATGGAGATCGGCAGCATCAAGCTCTCCGGCCCCGGCCGGGAGCTGCTCCACGACGAGTCCGTCCGCAAGACGTACCTCGGCGAGGACTGA
- a CDS encoding ANTAR domain-containing response regulator codes for MTAPDSPQPPADDASHVPPLTTRVVIAEDEALIRLDLKEMLEEEGYSVVGEAGDGQRAVELAREHRPDLVILDVKMPVLDGISAAEKIAEESIAPVLMLTAFSQRDLVERARDAGAMAYLVKPFSKSDVVPAIEMAVSRFTELKALEQEVADLSQRLETRKLVDRAKSILQTQYGLSEPAAFRWIQKTSMDRRLSMQQVAEAVIEDAEEKKAAKEQ; via the coding sequence GTGACCGCCCCCGACTCGCCCCAGCCCCCCGCCGACGACGCGTCGCACGTCCCTCCGCTGACCACCCGCGTCGTGATCGCCGAGGACGAGGCCCTCATTCGCCTCGACCTCAAAGAGATGCTGGAGGAAGAGGGCTATTCGGTCGTCGGCGAGGCAGGTGACGGTCAGCGGGCCGTCGAGCTCGCCCGGGAGCACCGGCCGGACCTGGTCATCCTCGATGTGAAGATGCCCGTCCTGGACGGGATCTCCGCCGCCGAGAAGATCGCCGAGGAGTCCATCGCGCCGGTCCTGATGCTCACCGCGTTCTCGCAGCGCGACCTTGTCGAGCGGGCCCGGGACGCCGGTGCCATGGCGTATCTGGTGAAGCCGTTCAGCAAGAGCGACGTGGTTCCCGCCATCGAGATGGCCGTTTCCCGCTTCACGGAGCTCAAGGCTCTGGAGCAGGAGGTCGCGGACCTCTCGCAGCGGCTGGAGACGCGCAAGCTCGTCGACCGAGCGAAGAGCATCCTTCAGACGCAGTACGGGCTCAGCGAGCCGGCCGCGTTCCGCTGGATCCAGAAGACGTCGATGGACCGGCGGCTGTCGATGCAGCAGGTCGCGGAGGCGGTCATTGAGGACGCGGAGGAGAAGAAGGCGGCGAAGGAGCAGTAG
- a CDS encoding helix-turn-helix domain-containing protein gives MNFHGTEVRQQALALLRGGIRNADVASRLDVPPGAVGYWLHVDRAERGECPGKRDCPRCDGRELDEAAYSYLLGLYLGDGHIIKYSGHRTPSLMITCAESWPGLMDECEHAMRAVFPDNSVCRVRRTGCRNVKVYSNHLWCLFPQHGTGMKHERPIILEPWQQEIVDTNPWEFIRGLVHSDGCRNMNWTTRLVGGERKRYEYPRYWFTNVSDDIRQLYTDTLDKVGVEWKHCTRAWKPYNISVAKRASVALMDLHVGPKY, from the coding sequence ATGAACTTCCATGGCACAGAGGTGCGACAGCAAGCCCTCGCGCTGCTGCGAGGTGGCATTAGGAATGCGGACGTTGCCAGCCGACTGGATGTCCCGCCCGGCGCTGTCGGCTATTGGCTGCACGTGGATCGCGCAGAACGCGGGGAGTGTCCGGGCAAACGCGACTGCCCTCGATGCGACGGCCGGGAACTCGACGAGGCGGCCTACTCCTATCTCCTGGGGCTCTACCTCGGGGACGGGCACATCATCAAGTACTCAGGCCACAGAACCCCGAGCCTCATGATTACCTGCGCCGAGTCCTGGCCAGGCCTGATGGACGAGTGCGAGCACGCGATGCGCGCAGTCTTCCCTGACAACTCGGTCTGTCGCGTCCGCAGGACCGGGTGCCGCAATGTGAAGGTCTACTCGAACCACCTGTGGTGCCTGTTCCCCCAGCACGGAACAGGCATGAAGCACGAGCGACCGATCATCCTGGAGCCCTGGCAGCAGGAGATAGTGGACACCAACCCGTGGGAGTTCATTCGTGGACTGGTCCATTCGGACGGATGCAGGAATATGAACTGGACCACTCGCCTCGTCGGCGGTGAGCGGAAGCGCTACGAATACCCGCGCTACTGGTTCACCAACGTCTCGGACGACATCCGGCAGCTCTACACCGATACCCTCGACAAGGTCGGCGTTGAGTGGAAGCACTGCACCCGCGCATGGAAGCCGTACAACATCTCCGTAGCCAAGCGCGCCTCCGTCGCCCTCATGGACCTGCACGTCGGGCCGAAGTACTGA
- the pyk gene encoding pyruvate kinase, which yields MRRAKIVCTLGPATDSYDQIKALVEAGMDVARLNLSHGTYAEHEERYQRVRKASDESGRSVGVLADLQGPKIRLGRFREGPVLLERGDEFTITVEATEGDRHMCGTTYQGLAGDVTIGERILVDDGKVALEVTAVDGPQVRTTVVEGGMISDHKGLNLPGVAVSVPALSEKDVEDLRWALRIGADIIALSFVRNGRDIEDVHRIMNEEGRRLPVIAKVEKPQAVDNIDDIVAAFDGIMVARGDLGVEMPLEQVPIVQKRAIKLARRNAKPVIVATQMLDSMIDNSRPTRAEASDVANAVIDGTDAVMLSGETSVGKYPVETVKTMSRIVEAAEEDVLANGLPPLTERNKPRTQGGAVARAAAEMGDFLGAKFLVAFTQSGDTVRRLSRYRSPIPLLAFTPDAATRSQLNLTWGVETFLGPHVESTDAMVAQVDEELLKIGRCKKGDIVVITAGSPPGVAGSTNLVRVHHIGEDDSPK from the coding sequence ATGCGCCGAGCAAAGATCGTCTGCACTCTTGGGCCCGCCACCGACTCATACGACCAGATCAAGGCACTGGTCGAGGCCGGAATGGACGTCGCCCGCCTCAACCTCAGCCACGGCACCTACGCCGAACACGAGGAGCGCTATCAGCGCGTCCGCAAAGCGTCCGACGAATCGGGCCGCAGCGTCGGCGTTCTGGCCGACCTTCAAGGTCCGAAGATTCGCCTCGGACGCTTCCGTGAAGGTCCCGTACTGCTTGAACGCGGAGATGAGTTCACCATCACCGTCGAGGCCACCGAAGGCGACCGCCACATGTGCGGTACCACCTACCAGGGCCTCGCCGGGGATGTCACCATCGGTGAGCGCATCCTCGTCGACGACGGCAAAGTCGCCCTGGAAGTCACCGCGGTGGACGGCCCGCAGGTCCGCACCACCGTCGTCGAAGGCGGCATGATCTCCGACCACAAGGGCCTCAACCTCCCCGGCGTCGCCGTCTCCGTCCCCGCCCTCTCCGAAAAGGACGTCGAAGACCTCCGCTGGGCCCTGCGCATCGGCGCGGACATCATCGCGCTCTCCTTCGTACGCAACGGACGCGACATCGAAGACGTCCACCGCATCATGAACGAGGAAGGCCGCCGGCTCCCCGTCATCGCTAAGGTCGAGAAGCCGCAGGCCGTCGACAACATCGACGACATCGTGGCCGCCTTCGACGGCATCATGGTCGCCCGCGGCGACCTCGGCGTCGAAATGCCCCTGGAACAGGTGCCGATCGTCCAGAAGCGCGCCATCAAGCTCGCCAGGCGCAACGCCAAGCCCGTCATCGTGGCGACCCAGATGCTCGACTCAATGATCGACAACTCCCGGCCCACCCGCGCCGAGGCGTCCGATGTCGCCAACGCCGTCATCGACGGCACCGACGCGGTCATGCTGTCGGGCGAGACGAGCGTCGGGAAGTACCCCGTCGAGACGGTGAAGACGATGAGCCGCATCGTGGAGGCGGCCGAGGAGGACGTCCTCGCCAACGGCCTGCCGCCACTGACCGAACGCAACAAGCCCCGCACCCAGGGCGGCGCTGTCGCCCGCGCGGCCGCGGAGATGGGCGACTTCCTGGGCGCGAAGTTCCTGGTCGCCTTCACCCAGTCCGGCGACACGGTGAGGCGCCTGTCCCGCTACCGCTCCCCGATCCCGCTGCTGGCCTTCACGCCGGACGCGGCCACCCGCTCCCAGCTCAACCTCACCTGGGGAGTGGAGACTTTCCTCGGCCCGCATGTCGAATCGACGGACGCGATGGTCGCCCAGGTCGACGAGGAGCTGCTGAAGATCGGCCGCTGCAAGAAGGGCGACATCGTGGTGATCACGGCCGGTTCGCCGCCGGGAGTCGCGGGCTCCACGAACCTTGTGCGGGTGCACCACATCGGCGAGGACGACAGCCCCAAGTAG
- a CDS encoding SIMPL domain-containing protein, with amino-acid sequence MTTDTPTTAAPYGTPETPRVAVRGEARLEFDPEIARIGVTVSARGTDRRSALEDLTRRNSTVLELIKSYGEAVEKLETGAFSITPELTRHGRGERVRAYYGRVHITTELTDFTALGELTTRLADLELTRVDGPWWALRPDSPAHGEARRQAVKEAVQRAREYAEALGARLAALVELADLGAENAVPYGMPQAPGMRMAAYGGAESAEAAPALDLEPQRQTVYAQVNARFTMTPPQL; translated from the coding sequence GTGACCACCGACACACCCACCACAGCCGCTCCCTACGGCACCCCGGAGACGCCACGGGTCGCCGTCCGCGGCGAGGCACGGCTGGAGTTCGACCCGGAGATCGCCAGAATCGGCGTCACGGTCAGCGCTCGCGGCACGGACCGGCGCAGCGCACTGGAAGACCTCACCCGGCGCAACTCCACCGTTCTTGAACTGATCAAGTCGTACGGCGAAGCCGTGGAGAAGCTGGAGACCGGCGCCTTCTCCATCACGCCCGAACTGACCCGGCACGGCCGCGGCGAACGAGTCCGCGCGTACTACGGCCGGGTCCACATCACCACGGAACTCACTGACTTCACCGCCCTCGGCGAACTCACCACCCGCCTCGCGGACCTGGAGCTGACCCGCGTCGACGGCCCCTGGTGGGCCCTGCGCCCCGACTCACCGGCCCATGGGGAGGCCCGCCGTCAGGCCGTGAAGGAGGCCGTCCAGCGGGCCCGTGAGTACGCCGAGGCACTGGGCGCACGGCTGGCCGCCTTGGTCGAGCTCGCCGACCTGGGTGCGGAGAACGCCGTGCCGTACGGAATGCCGCAGGCCCCCGGCATGCGCATGGCCGCGTACGGCGGCGCCGAATCAGCCGAAGCCGCTCCCGCTCTGGATCTGGAACCCCAGCGCCAGACCGTCTACGCGCAGGTCAATGCCCGCTTTACGATGACGCCGCCACAGCTGTGA
- a CDS encoding bifunctional UDP-sugar hydrolase/5'-nucleotidase, translating into MPLDRRTFLGTSAATGAGVALAGASATPAAATGRPCPPKRYSFTVMGTTDLHGNVFNWDYFTDKEFDDKTHNDVGLAKISTLVNKIREEKGRRNTLLIDAGDTIQGTQLSYYYAKVDPITARRGPVHPMAQAMNAIGYDAAALGNHEFNYGIPVLRKFEEQCDFPLLGANALDAKTLRPAFRPYSMHRLCTPHGRDVKVAVLGLTNPGIAIWDKANVQGKMVFPGLEEQAAKWVPKLRSMGADVVIVSAHSGSSGTSSYGDQLPYIENAAGLVAEQVPGIDAILVGHAHTEIAEYFVANKETGQKVVLSEPLKWGQRLTLFDFDLVWEKGRWTVEKVGAQVLNSNTADEDPKITRLLGDEHKKVVAYVNQVIGTSTASMTTADAPWKDEPIIDLINHVQAETVNGALAGGQYAALPVLSQASCFSRTAAIPAGQVTIRDAAGLYVFENTLEARLLTGAQIKDYLEFSARYYVQTPAGGPVDTAKLTNADNTPDYNYDALSGVTYEIDIAKPAGSRIVKLSFDGKPIDPAAQFVLAVNNYRASGGGNFPHVARSQQLWANSEEIRNTIINWVKAKGSVDPAQFATVGWKLTREGTPVF; encoded by the coding sequence ATGCCGCTCGATCGAAGGACGTTCCTGGGTACGTCCGCCGCCACCGGCGCCGGTGTCGCGCTTGCCGGAGCCAGTGCCACCCCCGCAGCGGCGACGGGCCGGCCCTGTCCGCCCAAGCGGTACTCCTTCACCGTCATGGGCACCACCGATCTGCACGGCAATGTCTTCAACTGGGACTACTTCACGGACAAGGAGTTCGACGACAAGACCCACAACGACGTGGGCCTGGCGAAGATCTCCACGCTGGTGAACAAGATCCGCGAGGAGAAGGGCCGGCGCAACACGCTCCTCATCGACGCCGGTGACACCATCCAGGGCACCCAGCTCTCGTACTACTACGCCAAGGTCGACCCGATCACCGCGCGGCGCGGTCCGGTGCACCCCATGGCGCAGGCCATGAACGCGATCGGGTACGACGCGGCGGCGCTCGGCAACCACGAGTTCAACTACGGCATCCCCGTGCTGCGCAAATTCGAGGAGCAGTGCGACTTCCCGCTGCTCGGTGCGAACGCGCTGGACGCCAAGACGCTCCGCCCGGCCTTCCGGCCGTACAGCATGCACCGTCTGTGCACGCCGCACGGCCGTGACGTCAAGGTCGCGGTGCTGGGCCTGACCAACCCGGGCATCGCCATCTGGGACAAGGCCAACGTCCAGGGCAAGATGGTCTTCCCGGGCCTTGAGGAGCAGGCAGCGAAGTGGGTGCCGAAGCTGCGCTCGATGGGCGCGGACGTGGTGATCGTCTCGGCGCACTCGGGCTCCAGCGGCACGTCCTCCTACGGGGACCAGCTCCCGTACATCGAGAACGCCGCGGGTCTGGTGGCCGAGCAGGTGCCCGGCATCGACGCGATACTCGTCGGCCACGCGCACACCGAGATCGCCGAGTACTTCGTCGCCAACAAGGAGACCGGCCAGAAGGTCGTGCTCTCCGAGCCGCTCAAGTGGGGCCAGCGGCTGACCCTGTTCGACTTCGATCTGGTGTGGGAGAAGGGCCGCTGGACGGTCGAGAAGGTTGGCGCGCAGGTCCTGAACTCCAACACGGCGGACGAGGACCCCAAGATCACCCGGCTGCTCGGCGACGAGCACAAGAAGGTCGTGGCCTACGTCAACCAGGTCATCGGCACCTCCACCGCGAGCATGACCACGGCCGATGCGCCGTGGAAGGACGAGCCGATCATCGACCTGATCAACCATGTCCAGGCGGAGACGGTGAATGGGGCACTGGCGGGCGGCCAGTACGCCGCGCTGCCCGTCCTCTCGCAGGCTTCGTGTTTCTCGCGTACGGCCGCGATCCCGGCGGGCCAGGTGACCATCCGGGACGCGGCGGGGCTCTATGTCTTCGAGAACACCCTTGAGGCCCGGCTGCTGACGGGCGCGCAGATCAAGGACTATCTGGAGTTCTCGGCGCGCTACTACGTGCAGACGCCGGCGGGCGGTCCGGTCGACACGGCCAAGCTGACCAATGCGGACAACACCCCCGACTACAACTACGACGCGCTCTCGGGTGTCACGTACGAGATCGACATCGCCAAGCCGGCCGGTTCGCGGATCGTGAAGCTGTCCTTCGACGGCAAGCCGATCGATCCGGCGGCGCAGTTCGTGCTGGCCGTCAACAACTACCGGGCCAGCGGCGGCGGGAACTTCCCGCATGTCGCGCGCTCCCAGCAGCTGTGGGCGAATTCGGAGGAGATCCGCAACACGATCATCAACTGGGTGAAGGCGAAGGGCTCGGTCGATCCGGCGCAGTTCGCCACGGTGGGCTGGAAGCTGACCCGTGAGGGTACGCCGGTCTTCTGA